Genomic window (Rhododendron vialii isolate Sample 1 chromosome 4a, ASM3025357v1):
TTCTTTCTTTAAGCACAACAATCAACACTAATGATTAAGCACTTATACGTAAGACCAACGTTACAGAAAACACGGCTGCCTTAGCCATCTTTTAGGCAGCCATCATCATCGCCCTGGGCTCCTTTAAAACCGCTACGAGGGCCTAATTATTACATGACAACTTGACAGGAGTATTATGCAATAAAGCCATAAAGAATACATAACAAAGCCTAACGGATATTGCACAACATAGCCTATAGGAGCACTATGAATTGTGAAACACAGAAGGAACACACGACCCCCATAATTAAGCTCCCAGTAGAAGAAACGATGCCAAATTCTTGTTTTGATATTGGTTGCATTGTTACCTAAATCAATTGATTTCAACCGCTTAGGGCTATGCTACTCTTATTAAAATTTCCATTGCACAAATTCTATTTCACACATATTACTGCATACATTTATGAGCCAACCAGTGTTTGGAGATGGACCTAAGGGTATGTGTTCGCTGCATATTTCATCTTAACTCCCATGTCTAGGGCATATGGGAGACACGAGAAAATGAGCGTATTTCTTAATTTATCTATATTACTTTCTCCGATTGTCTCAATGCTAGGTTTGTGGAAAAATTCGAATTTACTATGGTGTTTTCCTTAGCTCCACCCTGGGCCCTTAGGTGTAGCAACTGAGGAACATCAGAACCAACGTAGGTAGAGTTCTGGTCAAGGAAAAGGCTGAGACACGGAGCTGGATCAGTCAGCAAAATCTGTGATCAGTGGTATCTTCTTTTCAAGTAGCACATGTGTTTTTTATACTTGTTTGATACTGGTGCTTCTCAGTCTTTTATAACagcttcctttttgttttatcaaTTTAGGAAACGAAGTTAGATACTTTAGAGGTGCCACCTAGTATTGAGTCACCTTTGGGTAGTAGAACCTTCGGAGATTGGATATGCCCCTCCTGCTCTAAGAGATGTGTGGTCTTCAACTGGTACTCGACCAAATTAAGGATCATGGTTGCGTTCTAGGCTCACTTTCTAGCTAAGTTCGTGGAATTTTAGTGGGTTAGCCCATTGTTTAGCTACACTAGCCGTGGAAGTAGTAGTATTTGCACTTGGGAAGCTAGGTTTGCATTGTCCTTATCCCCTCTAGTTCTGTCAGACTCAAGCCCTGGCCATTCAGAATCAACAAGGCATCTCTGACTTCTAATTTGTCACTCAAGGCCTCCACTCTCATCATTTTAATTCTGTTAAACAAGGCCCATCACATACTTTATCGAGTCCTGCTCTCAAATTTTTTGTCTGTTAGTAGGCTATATTCTAAATCAACAAGTACACGTTACTTTGCCTAAAATCCTAtatgccaattttttgtgtaGAAGGAGCTCGGAACTCTAAATTTCAGTAAAACCACCCACAGTGATAAGTGGATCATTTATAACAGAACAATAGAACAATTGTACTAGGTTGCATGTGAACAAAGAGGGATCGGTAGTACTCTGTTTGAAGTCACGGTTCTGAAGGAGATCGTTGTAGGCTCTACAAAGCCTCTTTCAGCTTGTAAGCCAAGCGTTCGACTCATTGTTGTGGATACTATGGGGAGTTGAATTTTTATGTAAACTTTCTTGGGTGGTGTGCCAAAAAGGAATTGTTCAAATCGGTTTGAAATAGACGTCAACTTCAGTAGAGACCAAACCCCAAAGCCTAAACATCTCGCAACAGTTACAAAACTCTCCTTGTAAGTGTGAATCccttgtttatatatgtattacCACTTCAACAACTATCACTTTTCATAGCTTAAGTTTTTGGGAAGGCTATAAAAGGGTAGCAATTATCGCATTTTTCTATGTTCAAGCAAAGGAACCACACAGAAGGATTTTATACAGGCATAATTGGAAGCAAATAGCATGTATACAAGCGGCGGGCTCCAATGGGAGTTCTAAGTTAATTCACTTCAATAAGCTAGATACAACCATAACAGCATAAAAGCTGACTCTTtatgtagactttctgtaaagTCCCTCTCTTTCCTTAGAATCAGTCTGCTGATCATTGATCTCAGCGCTGTATTATATGGATATGATACTCTCTTAAGTTGTGGTGTGGTGGTTTGATGGCATTGAAATCAAGAGTTTGGTGGTCTCCTTTGGTGAAGTTTAACTATAGTCTGCTATTTCATTTGGCACCTCTGACTGGTCCTTCGAGTGTCCATAGAGTGTCATGAAAGTTTCCTGGCGTATTTAgagcatttttttgaatggGCAGTGGTTAACAGATCCTTTGCATAGCATGTTTGATTGAATACTATTACTATTTGGATAATATATTGGTCTTTTAAGTTATGGAAGGCTCTCTAATTTAACTAGCGCTGTGTTTTACTTCTTGAAGAAAACTTTCATGCAAAACACATGTAGAAACATATTTTTATCATTTCCTGCAGCGTGCCATTTCCTACAGTTTTGGACAATCGCTTTGTCATCATATCAGCATTTTGCTACTTTGGTGTTAGAAATGTAAGGGTCTCTTGCAGCTCTTGCCTAGAGTCAGTTGTGTCGTCGGGTGGGGGAGCACAAGCTACACAACACGGACAGACCCTTCCTTTCTATTTCCCAGGCCATAAAACCACTTGGATCCTGTGCTGCAAACCAGAGCCATTACCACCCAAACCCTGCATCTATGCTTAGGATTTTTTTGCCTTCGGTGCAAGATATTTTGATTAACAGCTGAGATGGGGCAATTTTTGTCAGTATAAGTTTTGAGTATTGAAAATGTGCTGAATACGCGTTTGTCATAACACTTCCGCATAACGTAGTCAGAAATCAGGGGACATGTGCTGAGAGTGAATATGTGGGACCTATGCTGAACACAAATGAACTTACTGTTGTTTTACTATTTGTTGTGAAGGTTCCTTGTTTTCTAGATGGAGTTTTACAGTTCTTGCAATTTACAAGTATtctcttatttttgctaaatggATGTCAAGCGTGGTGAACAGATGCAAATCTGATAGCCTTTATTTTCTTTCGTATCAGTTTGCAAGCTTTCTGCATTGCATTATTTGCATTTGATCTCGCATACATGCCTGGAAATCTGAATGTGTTTGCCACTATCTTCTGTAGATCTTTCCCATGTCCTTTTTTCGTTGGTTTATAGATCTGTTGTCTACTGCTTTCATTCCCTGGTATATAAAACTTATTGCTCTTTATCACCATAAGTTCATCATATATCTACTACTTTGTGGCTCTCTGAGTTGTATAATCTATGTGACTCCCTTAGTGTAGGTTATGTCCTTCCCACAAGTGCAATGAGGTAGGATTATTGggtgtcttttctttttcttttttgattgatGACAACtattaggaaaaaaaactcaaacatgGAGAAGCAAAACTAATGGAACAAGATAAAGCTATATGCTTAAGGGGATTAGGAGACTGTATAGGAATTGTGTTGGAGTGTATGTTGAAGTATATATCTACTACCACTTGAAAAGACGGAAGACTTCAACATGTTTTCCAACTTGTCATTCAAAAACTGCTCTTCAATAAAGTGGTCATGTCTTTAGTGTCCTGCTTCAGAATTTTACTCCGTTGAAGACTTAGTCACAGTCAAACTATATACTTCCGTTAATCAGGTTACTCTAAAATTATTAGATTGAACTTCGTACTATGCCTTAGCTTCTTAATGAGGTCTactctaatatttttgtttgttcaaatCTATCCAATCCAAAGACCTTATTCATGGTAAGCAACATTAATTACTATGTGATGCATGACATGACATTAATTTGATTACTTAAATCTTACTTGCATTTGCTATCAGACATGGACAAAACTTGGATGAAAATGGGCATGACAACAGATGGAAGAATTAGTCAGTTGTATTATAATGGTGTTACTTCGTTTATTCAATTTGCAAGAGCGGTTATTGATGCACAAGGCTATATTCCGTGTCCGTGTCTAAAGTGTGTAAACTTTTACCGGAAAAGTCCAGAAGTTGTGCGAATTCATTTGATTCAACATGGGATTATGCAAAGTTACACTATCTGGCATGAGCATGGAGAACCCCGTGAATTAGATGATGTTCGGCATCATGAAATGAGAGATGGTGATCTAGGTGGTATGGATGCTTTGGTGGAAGATCGAATAAGAGGGGAACCAATAGATGCGACCCAACATGAGGAAGTGCAGAACTTTGATAAACTTTTGAATGATTCCCAGCGCGAGATATACCCAGGTAGCAAAAATTATACTCTGTTGAAGTTTGTTATTGAGGTATTTAATATGAAGGTAACAAACCATTGGACCAATAAATCGCTTGATATGTTCTTGAAGTTCCAGATTAATCTTTTACCAGAAGGTAATTTAGTTCCCAAGAACACATACGAGGCAAGGAAGTTATTGTCTGGCTTAGGCTTGTCATACGAGCTCATCGATGCCTGCATAAATGATTGTATACTCTTTAGGAATGAAAATGCAGCATTGGATAGATGTCCAAAGTGCAATGTGTAGAGGTACAAGATCAATTGTGCTAGGGGAAAGAAGATTGCGCGTAAGATTTTGCGTTACTTCCCTTTGACACCAAGATTAAAACGGTTGTTCATGTCTAGAGCGATAGCCGAGGCCATGAGATGGCACATGAATAATCCTACTGATGGTGAGGAATCCGGGCATCCAGCCCACAGTGATGAGTGGAAGGAGTTTGATGTTAAGCATCCTGAGTTTGCTTGTGAGGCTCGCAATGTGAGACTAGGAATAGCAACTGATGGGTTCAACCCTTTCGGTAACATGAGCAACTCTTATAGCATGTGGCCTGTCATTCTTATTCCATACAACCTGCCACCATGGTTGGTTATGAAAGATTCGTTCTTCATGCTGACATTGCTTATTCCAGGGGATAAACAACCCGGGATCGATATCGATGTTTATTTGAGACCTTTGGTTGATGAGTTGAAGGAGTTGTGGCACACTGGTACATTAACTTATGACGCAGCAAGTTGTGAATGGTTCCAAATGCGTGCAGCTTTTTGGTGGACATTACATGATTGGCCAGCATTGGGTGACATCTCAGGGTGGAGAACAAAGGGCCATTATTCTTGTTATACTTGCAACGATGAACCATATTTTGAGTCATTGAGAAGTAAGACTGCGTACACAAATCATCGAGCCTACTTGCCGGAAGATCATGCAGAACGGAGAAAAAGGCTGGCCTATAATGGTAAGCCCGAGAATCGGAAGAGGTCCTTAGAGTTGCCGCTGGAAAAGATACAAGAGCAATTGAACAATGTAAGGGGGGTCATCTTCGGAAAGAATCCAGCAAATAAGAAAAGGAAACGTCACAAACCGAATTGGACAAAGAGAAGTATTTTGTATGAACTAACGTATGTGGAGGATAGGAAACTTCTACACAACATTGATGTCATGCATTGTGAGAAAAATTTTAGTGAAAATATTGTTGGAACAATGTTGGGCATTGATGGAAAGAATAAGGACACGGACAAGGCACGAAAGGATTTGGAAGATAAGGGCATACGAAAAGATCTGTGGTTGACACAACGTCCCGACGGATCATATGTCAAACCTTGTGCGAGCTTTGCGCTAACCCCTAATGAGAGGGAGGCTTTCTTTGAATTCTTGAAATCGGTCAAGTATCCAGATGGCTATGCAGCAAACATATCAAGGTCCTTGAATTCAACTAATGGTAGACTAACTGGCCTAAAAAGTCATGACTACCATATACTTATACAACAGATTCTTCCAATTGGGATGCGTGGTTTTGTGGATAAGGAAATTAGTACAACATTATTTGAGTTGGGTAGTTTCTTCCAAGACCTTTGTTCTAAGACATTGAGACGTAGTGAATTGGAGAAATTAGAAGAACGTATAGTGCTCATACTATGCAAGCTTGAAAAGATCTTTCCTCCCGCCTTCTTTGACGTGATGGTCCACTTAGCTGTTCACTTACCACGTGAAGCCATACTTGGAGGACCAGTACATTATCGGTGGATGTACCCAATAGAAAGGTAATTGTAACAAACATAATTATTGATTGAAAAGGGTCATTGTTTTACATGTTTAATCTTACTCTTAACTGGTCTTGAAGGTTCCTTGGAACTCTGAAACAGTTTGTTTCTAATCGAGCTCGACCAGAAGGTTCGATTGCAGAGGCTTACATTGTCAAGGAGTGCATTACTTTTTGCTCGATGTATCTTGATGAGGTTGAAACCGTGCATAATCGAACTCAACGAAATGAAGACTTTGGCGAACGTCGTATAGGGTACACAGTATTCACAGAGACAGCTCGTCCTTTTGGGCTAGTCACAAGGAATGGCGAGATGTCACAAGAACTCCGTGATGTAGCTCATTGGTTCATTTTGTTAAATAGCCCTGAGATAGAGGAGTATCTAGAGTACGTAGTTGACTTTTTTTAGTGGCTTTGATGACAATGATAGTATTTCGGCAATTAATGACATTCTTTTTTGAATAGGGAACACAAAAAATTGTTGCATGTTCCAAATGGACAAAACATAACCAGTGTGCAACGAAAAGTCTTTCCCAAGTGGTTCAAAGAGAAGGTAAGATACTTGAAATTCTTTTAGAGATGCTAGTCATTAGTATTAAACGAACCATAATTTAGTTAGCATAACTAACTTTTTCATgattataatatatattactttAGGTAAATCGGTTGAGGGCTAACAAGTCAATAGAGGCGACTGATGAACTATGGTCATTAGCAAATGGTCCCAATTTGCTAGTGAAGGAGCACTACGGTTGCATAACTAATGGGTTAAGGTTCCGTACGAGAGAAGTAGATGACCGCCGTAGGAGTCAAAATAGTGGCGTGCTTGCTCATGGAGACCACGAGGGGAAGATGCACAAGTATTATGGTCACTTGGTCAAAGTTTGGGAATTCGAGTACATGTGTGAGAATACAGTCCTTTTGTTTCAATGTGAGTGGTACAACACCGGCAACACAGGTCGAAATGGCACTATACGAACTGATCAATACTGCACAAGTATTAATGTCAAGAGTCGGTGGTGTCAATCTGATCCTTTCATCTTGCCTAGCCAAGCAAAGCAAGTTTTCTACCTAAATGATACAAAATGGGGCGAACCTTGGCAAGTTGTGCAGTTGGTCAAGCAAAGGGGTGTGTTTGATTTACCAGAGGTAGGAGACGGTGAACCACTGCATTCTCCAGAATGTACCGATGCCTTCCAACAAGAAAGGATGACCTCAGGAGTGCCAATTGACATTGAAGGTAATATTCGATTCCGTAGGGAAGACGCTGAAGTTGAGGTTATTGCTGGAGTTGGGCCATTACATGAAACAACTGAAAACCTAACAGATGACGAAGTTGATGAAGAGCATGAAATAATAGGAGAGGATATAAATGATGAAGCTGGTGAAGACGATGAAATATCCGATGCTGATATGGATCCTGATATGGATTATGACGcgtagttctttttttttgggtagataTATGTACTTCTTCTAAGCATTGTATGTGGATCCTTATATGTATTTTACATGTGTTTAGTTTTTGAAGTTATGGGTTTTCATTAGATATTTTGTTTTACACTGCTCTTAATTTGCATTACTTTTAAACTGTGTTGTTTATTTATAGTTCATCGTCACGCAGAAATGTCTAGAGGAGAAAAAGtgtctaccaaaaaaaaacaaggaaaagtaATGCTCCAGCCTAATTTTCTAGCAACTCATTACAAAACACATTATGAGAGGataagagatgagaaagtaaagAGGAACAATGAGGTATTGGAATCTCTTGGGGTTATGAAAATTGCAACATCTATGATGGGATCAGCTCGGCACCAGTGTGCTAATGATAATGGGAAGCGTGGTAGGGCTGATCAGGTGGACGACCCTGACTATATGCTATCAAATGATGAGGATGGTCATGGCTATAACAGTGAGTCTAATGACTCTTTCGAGCAAGAGGTAATAatgtatcttcttctttttttaatcttttcttcTCGTACTTTTTCTATTGTCTTCTCGTATGAATGAAGTGCAATATGTATTAATGCTGGTGCATTTTGTGTTCTATTATTATAGGACATAGAGACACCACCAGGTGGTCTACCAGCACAATCACATACAGAGCCACAATGTGGTGCAACTCTGATCTCCGAGAGGGTCACCCGATCAACACCTCATCCCAGCATGGAAAGCCAAGCCTCACTACCTCCCATTGCTCAGCCACAAAATGACGTGCTACCTGAGAACAATGGCGGTGAGTAATGTAATTTATGGTTTATTTTTACAGTTACGTTATCTTGTTTTATGTAGTCTAAGTAAAATTATGACTGGCGcactttttgtggaaaaaaagaacaattgaCTGATAACCTtacgaaaaagaagaagtaatgtGATAGCTGGCTGTGTACCAACGGTTTCATTCTTTGATTGTTTCTATGCATGGCTATGATAGTTGTATCATACTTACCATCATATCACTTGATCATACCTGAggggtttttggttttcattGGTGGGCATTTGCAATGCGATGACCCCAAAGGTTTGTGCTCAGGACATTTCTGCACCTGCTATTACTTTAACTTCTAGTCAATTCCATTGTTAGCATATATGTTCTTGTGTGCTATTGGAAAGTGCATGTGCTTGTGTCCCAAGTATATGATACTTGAATGTGCTGGATCTTTCTACTAATACTGTGTATATTAGCTGTTTTGGTAGCTGTTATTGTAACTGGACTCATTGAGCATATTCAGATCTGCTAGTCTTTGCTTGGCTGCTTTGAAAGACTCTAGTTGTACATAGCTCTTTTCTTTTAGCTGCTTTGAATGACTCTTACTGCTGATGCTTACTGCTATTTGCTGTTTGCTATACATAATTGTTTGCTTCTATATTCTGATGCTtactgctgctgttgttgttgtttgttgctCAAAGAGTGTTCCTGCTGATGTTCCATCCATTTGCAAATGGATTGTTCGAACTGGTACCAGCTATCAGTTACTACCATTTACTGCCATCTCTTTTGTAAATGCTTAAGAGGACTAGGATACAAATAGTGTCCTTTACTGCCAATTTGTCATAGTGAAGTCCCTGAGTTTTGGTTACTGTTTTCTATTATGGCTGTTGTTTTTCAAGCCAGGGAAAAATACAGTTTCCTACAGCTGCTGCTGCTCTGTTGTGTGAAGCCTACTATTGCTGCTATTCTGTCAAACCAGTAGCAGTGCTGCTGCTGTTCTGTTATCCGATTTTGTTACTGTTACTATGGcattgttttccttccctcttactAGATGGATTGGAAACATCGCATATCATTTAGCCCATGTAGCCATTTGGTGTAAACAATTTTatttactcttgttttgttttctttgtgacAGAAATTAATAGACCTACCCGTGGACCTACGCGAGGCATTGAAGCTCAGGGACTCATTGACAAACAAGGAAAGCTTCCAGTTCCCATTCCACAACTATTTCGTGCGCCG
Coding sequences:
- the LOC131322934 gene encoding uncharacterized protein LOC131322934 — protein: MSRAIAEAMRWHMNNPTDGEESGHPAHSDEWKEFDVKHPEFACEARNVRLGIATDGFNPFGNMSNSYSMWPVILIPYNLPPWLVMKDSFFMLTLLIPGDKQPGIDIDVYLRPLVDELKELWHTGTLTYDAASCEWFQMRAAFWWTLHDWPALGDISGWRTKGHYSCYTCNDEPYFESLRSKTAYTNHRAYLPEDHAERRKRLAYNGKPENRKRSLELPLEKIQEQLNNVRGVIFGKNPANKKRKRHKPNWTKRSILYELTYVEDRKLLHNIDVMHCEKNFSENIVGTMLGIDGKNKDTDKARKDLEDKGIRKDLWLTQRPDGSYVKPCASFALTPNEREAFFEFLKSVKYPDGYAANISRSLNSTNGRLTGLKSHDYHILIQQILPIGMRGFVDKEISTTLFELGSFFQDLCSKTLRRSELEKLEERIVLILCKLEKIFPPAFFDVMVHLAVHLPREAILGGPVHYRWMYPIER
- the LOC131322935 gene encoding uncharacterized protein LOC131322935; this translates as MDKTWMKMGMTTDGRISQLYYNGVTSFIQFARAVIDAQGYIPCPCLKCVNFYRKSPEVVRIHLIQHGIMQSYTIWHEHGEPRELDDVRHHEMRDGDLGGMDALVEDRIRGEPIDATQHEEVQNFDKLLNDSQREIYPEMSRGEKVSTKKKQGKVMLQPNFLATHYKTHYERIRDEKVKRNNEVLESLGVMKIATSMMGSARHQCANDNGKRGRADQVDDPDYMLSNDEDGHGYNSESNDSFEQEDIETPPGGLPAQSHTEPQCGATLISERVTRSTPHPSMESQASLPPIAQPQNDVLPENNGEINRPTRGPTRGIEAQGLIDKQGKLPVPIPQLFRAPVGKHAAQLASRIGVEVRTHVIDVGVPRWKAVDESVKAPILQRIMDKFDLQGDPIDVEKAVATQCGRRLSNHNFVLHKKYKKLKETRGEEYARNNPPAGVNPEQWTSLVTKK